In Chryseobacterium oranimense, a single window of DNA contains:
- a CDS encoding YHS domain-containing protein: MKSKIILTALLSVSLFACAQETPKVKHKKSTASSRSTVKKIKFANAEDPICHMKTEDDMKDTVVYKNKTYGFCSSYCKDEFKKNPEKYAQK, from the coding sequence ATGAAATCAAAAATTATTTTAACTGCATTGCTGTCAGTTTCATTATTTGCATGTGCCCAGGAAACGCCTAAAGTAAAGCATAAAAAGAGCACTGCTTCTTCGAGATCTACTGTGAAGAAAATTAAATTTGCCAACGCAGAAGACCCGATTTGCCACATGAAGACGGAAGATGATATGAAAGATACGGTAGTCTATAAAAATAAAACGTACGGTTTTTGCAGTAGCTACTGTAAAGATGAGTTCAAGAAAAATCCTGAGAAATATGCCCAAAAATAA
- a CDS encoding IS1595 family transposase — protein MLNTNIKSVFELMNTFSTEQSCIDYLEEQRWGGIVESPFDSLSRVYKCSKNKYRCKNTGKYFNAKTGTMFENSKIGLRKWFLAIWLVTSHKKGISSIQLSKDVGVTQKTAWFMLQRIRACFGIENNNELEGIVECDETFIGGKNKNRHKDKKVKNSQGRSYKDKVPVMGMLQRDGKMNAFVVTDTKRNSIQPLLCRYVNPETTILISDEWLGYTGLNKYYDHRIIDHSKKEYVSLQDGSIHINNIEGSWNILKKSVSGMYNYVSKKHLQKYVDEFVYRFNLKKVSDQEKFRYLLSNSNIRTKYKELC, from the coding sequence ATGTTAAATACAAATATTAAGTCAGTTTTTGAACTGATGAATACATTTTCAACTGAACAATCCTGCATTGATTATTTAGAAGAGCAAAGATGGGGAGGAATTGTTGAAAGTCCTTTTGATTCACTATCACGAGTTTATAAATGCAGCAAGAACAAATACAGATGTAAGAACACTGGAAAGTATTTTAACGCTAAAACAGGGACAATGTTTGAAAATTCTAAAATCGGTTTGAGGAAATGGTTCTTAGCTATATGGTTGGTGACTTCTCATAAGAAAGGAATTAGTTCAATACAGTTATCAAAAGATGTTGGTGTTACTCAGAAAACAGCTTGGTTTATGTTACAAAGAATTCGTGCCTGTTTTGGAATTGAAAACAATAATGAATTAGAAGGAATCGTTGAATGTGATGAAACATTTATTGGAGGAAAGAACAAGAACAGGCACAAAGACAAAAAGGTTAAAAACTCTCAGGGACGATCTTATAAAGACAAAGTGCCTGTCATGGGAATGCTGCAACGTGATGGTAAAATGAATGCTTTTGTTGTAACCGATACGAAAAGAAACAGCATCCAGCCTTTACTTTGCAGATATGTAAATCCTGAGACAACGATTTTGATCTCTGATGAATGGTTAGGATATACAGGATTAAACAAATATTACGATCATAGAATTATAGATCATTCAAAGAAAGAATATGTTAGTTTGCAGGATGGTTCTATTCATATAAACAATATAGAAGGTAGTTGGAATATTTTGAAAAAAAGTGTTTCAGGAATGTATAATTATGTATCAAAGAAACACCTCCAAAAATATGTTGATGAATTTGTCTATAGATTTAACTTGAAGAAGGTCTCAGACCAAGAAAAATTCAGATATTTGTTATCTAATTCAAATATCCGAACTAAATACAAAGAATTATGTTGA